The stretch of DNA TCGTCGTCGGTAAATCTGGTAAGTTTAAACGCGCTTGTTGTACAACTTTTCGCTCAGCAAATGGCGATTGACGTTGTGCACGAACGCTATCGAAATCATATTCAAGATTTTTAAACGCTTGATTTTGGAAGCGATTGTACTGCGCATGCAAGCGGTCATAAATTTCTGTATCGTTGTCGTTGATTGCTCGTTTTAATGCGTCTAATGTCTCTAATTTTTCTGTCGCAAAGCTTAACCCATCTCGAATCGCATCGTCTAATGTCTCATCATCTAATGACACCGGGACGTGAAGTAATGAAGAGGACGGATTAATATACAAATCATCGGAATATTGCGATAATTTTTCGATGAGTGCTTTTTGTGCTTCAACATCTGCCGCCCATACATTTCGCCCATCGATAATACCCGCAAATAGTGTTTTTGAGTGATCAAAGTCACCATTTTCTAATTGCTTTAAGTTTTCACCGCGGTCATGAATGAAGTCTAAACCAAGTCCTTTGACAGGAAGTTGACTTAAAAACTTCACATTGGCACGTTCAAAGTAAGTTTGAATGATGAGAGACTGTCCGACACCTGCTTCAGCAAACGCTTCGAATGCTTCACGCGTAATATCCTCTAATTCAGCCCCTTGATCAGTCACTAAAATAGGTTCATCGACTTGAATTAATGAAGCACCCGCTTGAATGAGCGATTGGAAAACTTCAATGTAAAGCGGTAATAGTGTCCGTACTTTTTCTTCAAATGACTGATCGCCTCCTTTAGAGAGTGCAACAAAAGTAATCGGTCCTACGATAACAGGGTGTGCGTGAATATTGAGTGACTTTGCTTCATTGAAACGTTCTAATAAATGATTGTGGTTCAAACGCGGTGTCACATCATCCCACTCCGGCACGATATAGTGGTAGTTCGTGTTAAACCATTTCACCAAAGCACTTGCGACATGTGACGCATTGCCTCGAGCGATGTCAAAGTATAAATCGTCATTCACTTCACGATCTTGAAAACGTTTTGGAATAATATTGAACAACAATGATGTATCAAGGATGTGATCGTATAATGAGAAATCCCCCACAGGCACACTATCTAAATTGTAGCTTTTTTGTAGTAATAAGTTTTCACGATGTAATTGTTGTAGCGTCTTGTCTAATTCTTCTTTCGTTATTTTATGATTCCAGTAGCTTTCAATCGCTTTTTTCCATTCGCGTTGACGTCCAAGTCTTGGGAATCCTAGGTTTGTTGTTTTAATTGTCATAATATCGCCTCCTGGTGGGATGTTGTAATAGATTTTGAATAAGCTGCAAGTTCTAATGAGTAATCAATACGTTCAAATGGGGTGATTAAGTACAAGCCATTGAAATATTGATGGACGGTGTCGATCAGTGACTTACAGATAGATAAGCTCAACGCGTAAGTCGCTTGCTTATCATCAGCCACCGCTTCGTATTGTGCTAACACATCGTCTGACATTTTGATACCCGGCACTTCATGATGTAAAAATAATGCATTTTTGTAACTGGTAATT from Staphylococcus lutrae encodes:
- the metE gene encoding 5-methyltetrahydropteroyltriglutamate--homocysteine S-methyltransferase; its protein translation is MMTIKTTNLGFPRLGRQREWKKAIESYWNHKITKEELDKTLQQLHRENLLLQKSYNLDSVPVGDFSLYDHILDTSLLFNIIPKRFQDREVNDDLYFDIARGNASHVASALVKWFNTNYHYIVPEWDDVTPRLNHNHLLERFNEAKSLNIHAHPVIVGPITFVALSKGGDQSFEEKVRTLLPLYIEVFQSLIQAGASLIQVDEPILVTDQGAELEDITREAFEAFAEAGVGQSLIIQTYFERANVKFLSQLPVKGLGLDFIHDRGENLKQLENGDFDHSKTLFAGIIDGRNVWAADVEAQKALIEKLSQYSDDLYINPSSSLLHVPVSLDDETLDDAIRDGLSFATEKLETLDALKRAINDNDTEIYDRLHAQYNRFQNQAFKNLEYDFDSVRAQRQSPFAERKVVQQARLNLPDLPTTTIGSFPQSTEVRQQRAAWKQKRISDEAYHQFVKDEIKRWIQIQEDIGLDVLVHGEFERNDMVEFFGEKLEGFLVTKFGWVQSYGSRAVKPPIIYGDVKWTAPLTIDETVYAQSLTDKPVKGMLTGPVTILNWSFERVDIPRATVQDQIALAINEEVLALEKAGIQVIQVDEPALREGLPLRKAYHEDYLERAVHSFKLATSSVTDETQIHTHMCYSQFGQIIHAIHDLDADVISIETSRSHGDLIKDFESVDYDLGIGLGVYDIHSPRIPTEEEITTAIQRGLQQIDRSLFWVNPDCGLKTRKEDEVKAALTVLVESARKLRQNAAQ